A region of Euryarchaeota archaeon DNA encodes the following proteins:
- a CDS encoding DUF4065 domain-containing protein, which yields MTHDADTGSAPASGESVAKVQAAIRVLAQHYRYLHEKRIQKLLFLAELYSLERTGKPLLGITFKRYFYGVYSEVASLALSQMEDLKPAPDMTVGGESTVVFFPEHSVQAVPLTPDEERFLGEVHEWTKNLTTEQLSIIGKTTSAWEKANFGEDLDLNALLEEPGFRTTVELEKSLLDAKKRIQAGNVLKYDTTDSLLADLGLD from the coding sequence ATGACCCATGACGCTGACACCGGATCCGCCCCGGCTTCCGGGGAATCGGTCGCCAAGGTCCAAGCGGCGATCAGGGTGCTGGCGCAGCACTATCGCTACCTCCACGAGAAGAGGATCCAGAAACTGCTCTTTCTCGCGGAACTCTACAGCCTCGAACGGACGGGGAAACCGTTGTTGGGTATCACGTTCAAGCGCTACTTCTACGGCGTCTACAGCGAAGTCGCTTCCCTTGCCTTGAGCCAAATGGAGGATCTGAAGCCGGCGCCCGACATGACCGTGGGAGGCGAATCCACAGTGGTTTTCTTCCCCGAGCATTCCGTTCAGGCCGTGCCGCTCACGCCTGACGAGGAACGGTTCCTGGGGGAAGTCCATGAATGGACCAAGAACCTGACGACCGAGCAATTGAGTATCATCGGAAAAACCACAAGCGCGTGGGAAAAAGCCAATTTCGGCGAGGATCTGGATCTCAATGCACTACTGGAAGAGCCCGGTTTCCGGACCACGGTTGAACTCGAGAAGAGTCTTCTGGACGCAAAGAAACGGATACAAGCGGGGAATGTTCTCAAGTACGACACCACAGACAGCCTGCTTGCCGATCTGGGCCTCGACTAG
- a CDS encoding cystathionine beta-synthase translates to MHYYNNILETIGNTPLIRLNKVNDGLKPLILAKVESFNPGSSVKDRIGIAMIEDAEKKGLLKPGGTVVEGTSGNTGVGLAMVCAIRGYRAIFTMPDKMSMEKIRLLRAYGADVIITPTAVPPDHPESYYTVAKRIQRETPNCLYPDQYNNQENPLAHYRTTGPEIWKQTDGKVDVFVCGVGTAGTISGVGKYLKEKNPAVKVIGVDPEGSILKDYKDSNGKIIGKTFRTYKVEGIGEDIIPKTLWVDYIDEVVRSNDTEAFSYARRLAREEGMVMGGSAGSAIAGCMKYVRAQNLGEDKVVVVLLPDSGERYLSKFYNDDWMRENGFLTDQPNLVQILDRKHGPREIISVKPHDKVRKAIELMNKMGVSQLPVVDDAGVSVGLVTETELMTAALEKAAVLESDVDKVMQGSLPILDGALDIGHALALLKKHPALLVSKAGKLQGILTKYDFVEEFARR, encoded by the coding sequence ATGCACTATTACAACAACATCCTGGAGACGATCGGCAACACTCCCCTCATCCGGCTCAACAAGGTAAACGATGGACTCAAGCCCCTGATACTGGCGAAGGTGGAGAGCTTCAACCCCGGAAGTTCCGTGAAGGACCGCATCGGAATCGCCATGATCGAGGACGCGGAGAAGAAAGGCCTTCTCAAACCGGGCGGCACCGTCGTCGAGGGCACGTCAGGAAACACCGGTGTCGGGCTTGCGATGGTCTGCGCCATCCGCGGCTACCGCGCGATCTTCACCATGCCGGACAAGATGAGCATGGAAAAGATCCGCCTCCTTCGGGCGTACGGGGCCGACGTGATAATCACGCCCACCGCCGTCCCGCCCGACCACCCGGAGTCCTATTACACCGTCGCGAAAAGGATCCAACGCGAAACGCCGAACTGCCTCTACCCGGACCAGTACAACAACCAGGAGAACCCGCTCGCCCACTACAGGACGACCGGACCCGAGATCTGGAAACAGACCGATGGGAAAGTCGACGTGTTTGTCTGCGGCGTCGGCACCGCCGGCACCATCTCTGGGGTCGGGAAATATCTGAAGGAAAAGAATCCCGCCGTGAAAGTCATCGGCGTCGATCCCGAAGGCTCGATACTCAAGGACTACAAGGACAGCAATGGGAAGATCATCGGCAAGACCTTCCGCACCTACAAGGTCGAAGGGATCGGCGAGGACATCATCCCTAAGACCCTCTGGGTCGACTACATCGACGAGGTCGTCCGTTCGAATGACACGGAAGCGTTCAGCTACGCGCGCCGTCTCGCCCGGGAGGAGGGGATGGTGATGGGCGGAAGCGCCGGCTCCGCCATAGCGGGGTGCATGAAATACGTCCGCGCCCAGAACCTCGGCGAGGACAAGGTCGTCGTCGTGCTCCTGCCAGATTCGGGAGAGCGGTACTTGTCGAAATTCTACAATGACGACTGGATGAGGGAGAACGGATTCCTGACTGACCAGCCGAACCTCGTGCAGATACTCGACCGAAAGCACGGGCCGCGCGAGATTATCTCGGTGAAGCCCCACGACAAGGTGAGGAAGGCCATTGAACTCATGAACAAGATGGGCGTGTCGCAGCTTCCCGTCGTCGACGACGCGGGCGTTTCCGTTGGACTCGTCACGGAGACAGAACTCATGACGGCGGCGCTTGAAAAGGCGGCCGTCCTCGAATCCGACGTTGACAAGGTCATGCAAGGAAGCCTCCCGATCCTCGACGGCGCTTTGGACATCGGGCACGCGCTGGCCCTATTGAAAAAGCATCCGGCGCTACTCGTATCGAAGGCCGGGAAGCTGCAGGGGATATTGACGAAGTACGATTTCGTGGAGGAGTTCGCGAGGCGGTAG
- the purE gene encoding 5-(carboxyamino)imidazole ribonucleotide mutase, with the protein MSVAILLGSKSDFEVAKKAGAVLKELGIKYTITVASAHRNPERVAELARRPEIDVFIGIAGMSAALPGTIAAHTTKPVIGVPVSGKVNLDSVLAVSQMPPGIPVAAVAIDGGENAAVLAGEMIALKDSKVAKAVEAYRQKIREKNIADAKDVEASEGASWK; encoded by the coding sequence ATGAGTGTCGCAATCCTCCTCGGAAGCAAATCCGATTTCGAGGTCGCGAAGAAAGCCGGCGCCGTCCTCAAGGAACTGGGGATCAAATACACCATCACGGTCGCCTCTGCTCACCGTAACCCCGAGCGCGTCGCGGAGCTCGCTCGAAGGCCAGAGATCGACGTCTTCATCGGGATCGCAGGAATGTCCGCAGCCCTCCCCGGGACGATCGCCGCCCACACAACAAAGCCCGTCATCGGCGTGCCGGTCTCCGGCAAGGTGAACCTCGACTCGGTCCTTGCCGTGAGCCAGATGCCGCCCGGCATCCCCGTCGCGGCCGTGGCCATCGACGGCGGCGAGAACGCGGCGGTCCTTGCCGGCGAGATGATCGCGCTCAAAGACTCCAAAGTCGCGAAGGCCGTCGAGGCCTATCGGCAGAAGATACGCGAAAAGAACATCGCGGATGCGAAGGACGTAGAAGCAAGCGAGGGGGCGTCGTGGAAATGA
- a CDS encoding zf-TFIIB domain-containing protein — protein MKGKPMRRDCPRDHTPLKPEQRKRGLSNVTIDACSECDGIFLDVGEIRKLTGNRDLNALLTKYLGIDTGSQLVCPSCGGLMDDEKAGDVILDVCISCKGVWLDTGELKKLAESKEDFSKLSPEKWAEVYDEMIMKKRASAGKGLLGGLFGPLRRR, from the coding sequence ATGAAGGGAAAACCGATGCGCCGCGATTGTCCGCGAGACCACACTCCATTGAAGCCGGAGCAGCGAAAGCGCGGCCTGTCGAACGTCACGATCGACGCCTGTTCCGAATGTGACGGGATCTTCCTCGACGTCGGCGAGATACGCAAGCTCACTGGAAACCGGGACCTCAACGCACTCCTCACGAAGTATCTCGGCATCGATACGGGATCGCAGCTCGTCTGCCCGTCGTGCGGCGGCCTCATGGACGACGAGAAGGCGGGAGACGTCATCCTCGACGTATGCATCTCTTGCAAGGGCGTGTGGCTCGATACGGGCGAGTTGAAGAAACTCGCCGAATCCAAGGAGGATTTCTCGAAGTTGAGCCCCGAGAAGTGGGCGGAAGTCTACGACGAGATGATAATGAAGAAGAGGGCCAGCGCGGGAAAGGGCCTCCTTGGCGGGCTTTTCGGGCCGCTACGCCGCCGATGA
- the guaA gene encoding glutamine-hydrolyzing GMP synthase subunit GuaA translates to MFNAAKFIEEQTAEVKKTIGNGQAVIALSGGVDSSVAAAIVSRAIGDRLVSVFVDTGYMRKNEAAEIQQNFGHLPLRLKIVEASHEYYAALKGVTDPEKKRKIIGERFIRIFEREAKGTGAEFLVQGTIAPDWIESGGGLRDTIKSHHNVGGLPADFGLKLVEPLRDLYKDEVRKVARELKLTVAERQPFPGPGLAIRVLGEATPERTEVVREACAIVEEEIEKAAMAKRIERPWQYFAVLIPVRTVGVHGDIRAYGDTIVVRCVESLDAMSANYMHIPHEVLDAISVRITNRLKDKVNRVVYDITHKPPGTVEWE, encoded by the coding sequence TTGTTCAACGCCGCCAAATTCATCGAGGAACAGACCGCAGAGGTCAAGAAGACCATCGGCAACGGGCAGGCCGTCATCGCCCTCTCGGGCGGCGTGGATTCCAGCGTGGCCGCTGCGATCGTGAGCCGCGCCATCGGCGACCGCCTCGTCTCCGTTTTCGTCGACACGGGTTACATGCGGAAAAACGAGGCGGCCGAGATCCAGCAGAACTTCGGACATCTCCCGTTAAGACTCAAGATCGTGGAAGCGAGCCACGAATACTACGCGGCGCTCAAAGGTGTCACGGATCCCGAGAAGAAACGGAAGATCATCGGTGAGAGGTTCATTAGGATATTCGAGCGCGAAGCGAAGGGGACGGGCGCCGAGTTCCTCGTACAAGGCACGATAGCCCCGGACTGGATAGAATCCGGCGGAGGTTTGCGAGACACGATCAAGAGCCATCACAATGTTGGTGGACTTCCGGCGGATTTCGGCCTGAAGCTCGTCGAGCCGCTGCGCGACCTCTACAAGGACGAGGTCCGCAAAGTAGCGCGGGAACTGAAACTTACCGTCGCGGAAAGACAGCCCTTCCCCGGCCCGGGCCTCGCCATCCGCGTCCTCGGCGAGGCGACGCCCGAGCGCACCGAGGTGGTTCGCGAGGCGTGCGCCATCGTCGAAGAGGAGATAGAGAAGGCGGCGATGGCCAAAAGAATCGAACGGCCATGGCAGTACTTCGCCGTCCTCATCCCCGTGCGGACCGTCGGCGTCCATGGCGATATCCGGGCCTATGGCGACACGATAGTCGTGCGTTGTGTGGAGAGCCTCGACGCGATGAGCGCGAACTACATGCACATCCCGCACGAGGTGCTCGATGCCATCTCCGTCCGGATCACGAACCGGTTGAAGGACAAGGTGAACAGGGTGGTCTACGACATTACCCACAAACCGCCTGGGACGGTCGAATGGGAATGA
- a CDS encoding phage Gp37/Gp68 family protein, translating into MSDGSQIEWTDATWNPVTGCTKVSPGCKNCYAERFAERFRGVPGHPFEQGFDIRLWPDRLEEPLHWRRPRRVFVNSMSDLFHPEVPDEFIEGCFNVMNEANWHQFQVLTKRPERALEIANQLEWGPNIWMGVSVESQLYTKRIATLKQIPAKVRFLSCEPLLGPLKLNLRGIHWVIVGGESGPGSRPMLEEWVKDIRRQCRVSRVPFFFKQWGGVVKSRTGRSLDGRTYDDMPRQLLAAA; encoded by the coding sequence TTGTCGGACGGTAGTCAAATCGAATGGACTGACGCGACCTGGAACCCCGTGACGGGGTGCACCAAGGTCAGCCCCGGGTGCAAGAACTGCTACGCCGAGCGCTTCGCAGAACGATTCAGGGGCGTCCCAGGGCATCCGTTCGAACAGGGGTTCGATATCAGGTTGTGGCCAGATCGCCTTGAGGAGCCCCTCCATTGGCGTCGTCCAAGGCGCGTGTTCGTCAACAGCATGAGCGACCTGTTCCATCCGGAGGTGCCGGACGAGTTCATCGAGGGTTGCTTCAACGTCATGAACGAGGCGAACTGGCACCAGTTCCAGGTGCTCACCAAGAGGCCGGAAAGGGCGCTGGAGATCGCGAATCAGCTGGAATGGGGACCAAATATCTGGATGGGGGTGAGTGTGGAAAGCCAGCTCTACACGAAGCGGATCGCGACCCTGAAGCAGATTCCGGCGAAAGTGCGGTTCTTGTCGTGCGAGCCTTTGCTGGGGCCGCTGAAGCTGAACCTTCGCGGGATCCATTGGGTGATTGTGGGGGGCGAGAGCGGGCCGGGATCAAGACCAATGCTCGAGGAATGGGTCAAAGACATACGGCGACAATGCCGCGTCAGCCGCGTGCCGTTCTTTTTCAAGCAATGGGGCGGTGTGGTCAAGAGTAGGACGGGGCGCTCTCTGGATGGCCGCACGTACGACGACATGCCGCGACAACTTTTGGCGGCCGCCTAG
- a CDS encoding thioredoxin family protein — MAASLETIPAADFTPDGRLTRGGAVAVLFHADWCGYCEEFMPGFVAFAGGHHETAWALADISDEEDVRWDAFRIPVVPTLVLFVDGREAARRNGRRGYGLDETDLAFISAAGVA, encoded by the coding sequence ATGGCTGCCTCCCTCGAGACGATCCCCGCCGCGGATTTCACGCCAGACGGTCGTCTGACGCGTGGCGGCGCCGTCGCGGTGCTCTTCCATGCGGACTGGTGCGGATATTGCGAGGAGTTCATGCCCGGATTCGTCGCGTTCGCCGGCGGACATCACGAGACGGCGTGGGCATTGGCCGATATCTCGGACGAGGAGGACGTGAGGTGGGACGCCTTCAGGATACCCGTCGTCCCGACGCTCGTTCTTTTCGTCGATGGGAGGGAGGCGGCGCGCAGGAACGGCCGTCGCGGTTACGGACTCGACGAAACGGACCTCGCCTTCATATCCGCCGCGGGCGTCGCCTAA